From the genome of Arvicola amphibius chromosome 9, mArvAmp1.2, whole genome shotgun sequence:
TAGTACATATGGATGAAAATACATTGGAATTTGACATGGTGGGAATTGATGCTGCCATTGCTAATGCTTTCCGGAGAATTCTGTTAGCTGAGGTAGGAGAAACATGGTAAGAGGGCTGGAGTGGGGAGAACTGTCGTCACCTCATTTGTAGAAATGTTCCCCAAAGCCATCCCTTCCAGGTAGGTGGGGTGTAGCACACCTATAAGATGAGCAattctgaggccaacctggactagtgaaaccctgtctcaaaaatctgaAGAACAAAATGAAGGACCATCTCTTGATTTCCTGTGGAGGCAGATAGTTGGACATCACTTTGGTTTTGCAGCTGCATGATTCTGCTTCCTTGGACAGGTGCCAACAATGGCTGTGGAAAAGGTTCTGGTGTATAATAACACATCCATTGTCCAGGATGAGATCCTTGCTCACCGCCTGGGGCTCATCCCCATTCTTGCTGATCCTCGTCTTTTTGAATATCGGAACCAAGgtgaggaaacaagatgagattCCCAGTTAAGTGGAGGAACTGTCCTTCCTTAAGTAGCTTGTGGGTTCAGATTCCAGGTTTATTACTGTACCGCAGTCGAGGTAGTCCGCATTGAGAACACTTGCCCTTGCTCTAACTATGTCaatatatacgtatacatacataaaacatacacacacaagctttCAGCATAGTGCCAGCACTCAGAGatgtactttatttaaaaaactttgtGTGCGAGTGCACAcgggtgtgaaggtcagaggacaactttgcagTAGGTTTTAACTTGAGTTTCAGGGATTGAATTAAAGTCTCTCCCAAGTTGGCTTGACACCTTTACTCTGTGAGAAGTTACTAGTTAGAGCTAGGACCAGACATGGTGTTGTACATCTTTATGCCCAGcactgagctcaaggccagcctgctctgcataatgatttccaggacaaccagagctagtGAAACTCTGCTCCTTACTTATACAGGCGAGGAAGAAGGAACAGAGATAGACACACTGCAGTTTCGACTGCAGGTCAGGTGTACCAGGAATCCCAGTGCTGCTAAGGATTCCTCTGACCCCAATGAACTCTACGTGAACCACAAAGGTGAGCAATGGTAAGGAAGAGGGGGGCTGGTGGGTGCTGATTTTAGGATCTGGGATTTTCTGACTTATTTCCCTCCAGTATATACCAGGCATATGACATGGGTCCCCTTGGGAAACCAGGCTGATGTCTTCCCGGAGGGCACAATTCGCCCAGTGCATGACGACATCCTCATTGCTCAGCTTCGGCCTGGTCAGGAGATTGACCTAGTCATGCACTGCGTCAAGGGCATTGGTGAGAACCCTGTCAGTTTGTCACTGGGTGGGGCAAGTCTGATTGCAGTAGCCCCTGGCATAGGGGAGTAACAGAGTTTCTTGCAGGCAAAGATCATGCCAAGTTCTCACCAGTGGCAACAGCCAGCTATAGGCTCCTGCCAGACATTACTCTGCTTGAACCTGTGGAAGGGGAGGCGGCTGAGGAACTGAGCCGGTGCTTTTCACCAGGCGTGATTGAGGTGCAGGAGGTGCAAGGTATGATGTGTGGTGTGCTGTTGGGATCAAGACCTATGTGTATTTTCTTCGAAGGTGGCAGAAAATAAAAGCTCTTAGACTTGACTGAGGTGTAACATTGTTTTCCTTAGGTAAAAAGTTGGCCAGAGTTGCCAATGCTCGGTTGGATACCTTCAGCAGAGAAATCTTCCGGAATGAGAAGCTGAAGAAGGCTGTGCGGCTTGCCCGTGTTCGGGACCATTATATCTGTAAGTGGGGGTGGTATTGGTGCTCTTTGGATAGGATTTAGAACTTGTAGTAAAAGCTAATCCTGCCAGGGCTGAAGTGTCTCTTTGGTCCTTAGTTTCAGTCGAGTCAACTGGAGTTTTGCCACCAGATGTGTTGGTGAGTGAAGCCATCAAAATACTGATGGGGAAGTGCCAGCGGTTCTTGGACGAGCTGGATGCGGTTCAGATGGACTGATGCTTCATAGCATTTCTGGGATGGCCGTGCCAAGTGTGACTAGATGTCCAATTCCAGTCTTATTTCCAGtcaatacattttattaaatgtgcCACAGACTAAAGCTTATGCCTTTGTAAGGCCTTTGATGTAAATAAATATCCTAGCAAAAATGTTTTTGGACTTTTTTGTCTGAAAATACGGGGCCTTGCCATAGTTAAGGTTGGCATAACTAAGGGCCAAGCAAAGGTTTCCAGGTCCTTGTCCTAAAGATGTTTGAGAAAGGCCAAATTACCATCGCTATGTAGATGTGGGGGGAGAAGCTGCAGCTAGTGCTTGTTGTCACCTGTCTCCTGGGCTGCCTTTAGCTGCAGCCATATTGCCACTGACAGCTCCATAGAAGAGAGCCATTTCCCTAAGAAGGCCAGCTGCCAGGTTTTGGTGGTCAGGGATAGAAATCTGCCTAATAGCTTGGCTAGCCCATCAACAGGTTAAGTCCCCCTAACCAGATTCTCACTggtttgaaaaaggaaaataggGTCCTTCTGTATGAAACGGAGATTTTTACTGACATGCATGTACTTTAGAGTTAGCATTTCTACAAAAGGTTCTATAAACAATAGAAAATTTCTAACATGAAGTCATAGGATGTTAAAAATATTACAACATAATAAATACAACTACATCCTCCACAGCCCTAACCAGACAGGAGAAGGCAGCTATCAAGTTTGGAGGGAAACACTGAAATCACCTTGACAACCTGTAGACCCCAAGCACCAGGCAAAGAAGGATAGCCACAGCAGGGACAGTGACCTGGCACTAGTTCCCATTGCCCAGCCTTCACTCCACGGCCTAGCTGTGTGCCtgtcagtgcacacacacagacctgcctTTCCTAACCGGCAGGGCCAGATCTCACACCCATCTTGCTGCATGTCTCTTCCAGAGACAAAGCGACCCTTGAGACAAGTCATCAGAAACTTTCAAAGGCACCTGGCTAGCTTGCAAGGTCTGGATGCCAGTGGTGTCATGTGATGCTCAGTAGGCCCCGAGGCTAGGGAAACCCCTGAGGGCCATTCATAGAAGGGCGAATGTGCATTTTAAGGAACACAGTGTTCCTTAAACTCTGTCCTGATCTTGTCCCCGGATACTGTGCTCAGTACATAGCAAAAGCCTGTCCCATGGATCCCACCAAGTGACCAGATTCTTGCTTAAGAAAAGGATAAAAGAACTGGCTAAGGACGGTTCAGCACGTAGCACCTAGGCCAAACACGCCCTAGGAGTAGTGAAGGACCCCTGCCCGCCCAGCAGCAAGGGGCTCAATTGGGTCCCTTGTAGTCCAAGCCAATCTGGCTGAGCCCTTGCAAGTTTGGCCAGTG
Proteins encoded in this window:
- the Polr1c gene encoding DNA-directed RNA polymerases I and III subunit RPAC1, yielding MAAAHAVEEMRTRVVLGEFGVRNVHTTDFPGNYSGYDDAWDQDRFEKNFRVDVVHMDENTLEFDMVGIDAAIANAFRRILLAEVPTMAVEKVLVYNNTSIVQDEILAHRLGLIPILADPRLFEYRNQGEEEGTEIDTLQFRLQVRCTRNPSAAKDSSDPNELYVNHKVYTRHMTWVPLGNQADVFPEGTIRPVHDDILIAQLRPGQEIDLVMHCVKGIGKDHAKFSPVATASYRLLPDITLLEPVEGEAAEELSRCFSPGVIEVQEVQGKKLARVANARLDTFSREIFRNEKLKKAVRLARVRDHYIFSVESTGVLPPDVLVSEAIKILMGKCQRFLDELDAVQMD